A part of Helicobacter himalayensis genomic DNA contains:
- a CDS encoding pyridoxal-phosphate-dependent aminotransferase family protein gives MLLFTPGPTPIPESIRMAMSVPTLHHRTPEFEAIFARVREELKALLKMPEVLLLASSGSGAMEACVRTFARKKMLSVNCGKFGERFGKIAQSYNIPFTEITHTWDTPASAQEILQTFQNDNELDCLCVQMCESAGGLRHPVEEITKVLKSYNPEIMVVVDSITAMGVEPIDTTHIDALIGGSQKAFMLPPGLSIIGLSDSALKVVESHSTGFYFNLKTELKNQVKNTTAWTAPTTIIQGLDKYFALVKEYGGIERIYNFTRARSLATNEALSALGLKIYPKSPALAMSAIYDEKHAKDLRKILKNDFGINAAGGQDHLKNSLVRFNHMGLIEIYESAWVLNAVELALQKLGIRKFDGLGNSVFVKKYYELLG, from the coding sequence ATGCTACTTTTTACCCCCGGACCAACACCCATTCCAGAATCTATCCGTATGGCGATGAGCGTGCCTACACTGCACCACCGCACGCCAGAGTTTGAGGCGATTTTTGCACGCGTGAGAGAGGAGCTAAAAGCATTGCTTAAAATGCCAGAAGTCCTATTGCTAGCAAGTAGCGGAAGTGGCGCAATGGAGGCGTGTGTGAGGACTTTTGCGCGTAAAAAAATGCTAAGTGTGAATTGTGGCAAATTTGGCGAGCGCTTTGGCAAAATCGCACAAAGTTACAATATCCCTTTTACCGAGATTACTCACACTTGGGACACGCCAGCAAGCGCGCAAGAGATTTTACAGACTTTTCAAAACGACAATGAGCTAGATTGTCTTTGTGTGCAAATGTGTGAATCTGCGGGCGGTTTGCGCCACCCGGTGGAGGAAATCACAAAGGTACTAAAAAGCTACAATCCCGAAATTATGGTGGTGGTGGATTCTATTACCGCAATGGGTGTTGAGCCAATTGACACGACACATATTGATGCGCTTATCGGTGGCTCGCAAAAGGCATTTATGCTTCCGCCGGGGTTAAGCATTATCGGGCTTTCAGATTCTGCACTCAAAGTAGTGGAATCGCATAGCACGGGCTTTTATTTTAATCTCAAAACCGAGCTAAAAAATCAAGTCAAAAATACCACCGCTTGGACTGCGCCAACGACTATCATTCAAGGGCTTGATAAGTATTTTGCGCTTGTGAAAGAATATGGTGGGATTGAAAGAATCTATAATTTCACGCGTGCGCGCTCACTTGCCACAAATGAGGCATTAAGCGCGCTAGGGCTTAAGATTTATCCCAAAAGCCCAGCATTAGCAATGAGCGCGATTTATGATGAGAAACACGCCAAAGATTTGCGCAAAATCCTTAAGAACGACTTTGGCATTAACGCCGCTGGCGGGCAAGATCATTTAAAAAATTCTCTTGTGCGCTTTAATCATATGGGATTAATTGAAATTTATGAAAGCGCGTGGGTGCTAAATGCCGTGGAGCTAGCTTTGCAAAAGCTAGGAATACGCAAATTTGATGGGCTTGGCAATAGTGTGTTTGTCAAAAAATATTACGAGTTGCTAGGGTAA
- the miaA gene encoding tRNA (adenosine(37)-N6)-dimethylallyltransferase MiaA, whose translation MQKKWAQKILNPPKIIAILGASASGKSALGLELAKAHNGAIFSLDSLSIYKHINIASAKPTNAELREVKHYAIDVLEPHLPCNAMTFWNLLTSAFEQTSAQGKKALFIVGGSSFYLKSMLEGLSPQPQINAQLRAEVQEKIRVLSAPYEFLARIDGEFALTIKPNDTYRLQKALEIYFATNLPPSAYFRANPKQKHQLLENLAIFVLSLPRDEIIRRIKERTQKMLDSGLLEEVAFLAKKYPLDSQALRAIGIKECLEFLGYQNAQSLKTPQGTQDSQKKNLQDLCALISTHTSQLAKRQSTFNRTQFGNAYFGSSAQIVKEIAQILK comes from the coding sequence ATGCAAAAAAAATGGGCGCAAAAGATTCTGAATCCTCCAAAAATAATCGCGATTCTTGGTGCGAGTGCTAGCGGGAAAAGTGCCTTGGGGCTTGAGTTGGCAAAGGCACATAATGGCGCGATTTTCTCACTTGATTCTCTAAGTATTTATAAACATATTAATATCGCCTCTGCAAAGCCTACAAACGCGGAGTTGCGGGAAGTTAAGCATTATGCAATTGATGTGCTAGAGCCGCATTTGCCCTGCAATGCTATGACTTTTTGGAATCTGCTTACAAGCGCATTTGAGCAAACAAGCGCGCAGGGAAAAAAAGCACTTTTTATCGTTGGTGGCAGTAGTTTTTATCTCAAAAGTATGCTTGAAGGCTTAAGCCCACAACCCCAGATAAATGCGCAATTGCGCGCGGAAGTGCAAGAAAAAATACGCGTTTTAAGTGCACCTTATGAGTTTTTGGCGCGCATTGATGGTGAGTTTGCGCTCACAATCAAGCCAAATGATACTTATCGCTTGCAAAAGGCACTGGAAATCTATTTTGCGACAAACCTACCTCCAAGCGCATATTTTAGGGCAAATCCAAAGCAAAAGCACCAACTATTAGAGAATCTCGCGATTTTTGTGCTTTCACTTCCGCGCGATGAGATTATTAGGCGCATAAAGGAGCGCACGCAAAAAATGCTAGATTCTGGCTTGCTTGAAGAAGTTGCGTTTTTAGCAAAAAAATATCCCCTAGATTCTCAAGCTTTGCGCGCCATAGGGATTAAGGAATGTTTAGAGTTTTTGGGCTATCAAAATGCACAAAGTCTAAAAACACCCCAAGGCACGCAAGATTCCCAAAAAAAGAATCTCCAAGACTTATGCGCGCTAATCTCTACGCACACTTCCCAGCTAGCCAAGCGACAAAGCACCTTCAATCGCACGCAGTTTGGGAATGCGTATTTTGGCTCAAGCGCGCAAATTGTCAAAGAGATTGCGCAAATTCTTAAATGA
- a CDS encoding DNA cytosine methyltransferase has product MLQGEALTYISLFSSAGVGCYGFKEAGFECIATNEILEKRLKIQKLNCKCRYESGYILGDIKKQEIKNLIFNQIDFYKKLGNDKVDVLVATPPCQGMSVANHKKSHNEIERNSLVVESVELIGQIKPRFFILENVASFYKTGCVDKNGDIVAIGDMIERSLCKEYSIYNEVLNFKNYGANSSRTRTLVIGVCKELKNYITPLELFPKYSKEKTLKQVIAHHKSLEWGEYDTKDFYHSFRIYPQNMREWIKDIKEGQSAFDNREPSKRPHKIENGKIIENANKNGDKYTRQKWDSVAPCIHTRNDQMASQNTIHPKDDRVFSIRELMDIMNIPHNFQWLSFELDYLNSLSNNEKRKISKQNEMNIRQSIGEAVPTIIFSQIANNIKKFMKLKNLSNKEIKNLITSHNLQDFNNLKNFIEKNRAILSQATLSDIAEISNMQRTQNSAYFTNKFILNEIAKTLPIFDKDSIDIIEPSAGCGNFLPIIFKKYENVKQVNLRIIDIDSRSLQILKIIYENQAPKNFNLEFVCDDFLHFNCNNIDLVIGNPPFSKMKGKNFAFLFLEKSLKIADKVSMVMPKNLLNTKEYETLRLQLEKKGVKAILDFGELGFNGVLIETISITTDKSKEIQIKSLPMGLNTLQKHSYVFDKKLPYWVIYRNEFFDSIFKTLECGIFESFRDRQLTNSNTSTMKNDIQVIKSRNINDNGNIISIQGYDSYISKDNLSLFKVFEFLDRDDVYLTPNMTYNPRLIQKQKGYVVNGSVAILIPKKTISLTKKQLGYIASDEFRKFYKIARNYQTRTLNIDSTSCFWFGIKRGKNEK; this is encoded by the coding sequence ATGCTACAAGGTGAAGCTTTAACATACATTTCACTTTTCTCATCGGCAGGGGTTGGTTGCTATGGATTTAAAGAAGCTGGATTTGAGTGTATTGCTACAAATGAAATACTAGAAAAAAGACTAAAAATCCAAAAACTTAATTGCAAATGCAGATATGAAAGTGGCTATATATTAGGTGATATAAAAAAACAAGAAATTAAAAACCTAATTTTTAATCAAATTGACTTTTATAAAAAATTAGGGAACGATAAAGTTGATGTGCTGGTGGCTACCCCACCTTGTCAAGGTATGAGTGTAGCAAATCACAAAAAAAGCCACAATGAAATTGAACGCAATTCCCTAGTTGTTGAGAGTGTTGAGCTTATAGGACAAATTAAGCCAAGATTTTTTATTTTAGAAAATGTTGCAAGTTTTTACAAAACAGGGTGTGTAGATAAAAATGGGGATATTGTGGCAATCGGCGATATGATAGAAAGAAGTTTGTGTAAAGAATATTCAATTTATAATGAAGTGCTAAATTTTAAAAATTATGGAGCAAATTCAAGTAGGACAAGAACTTTAGTAATAGGCGTTTGCAAAGAGCTTAAAAACTATATCACGCCTTTGGAGCTATTTCCAAAATACAGCAAAGAAAAAACATTGAAACAAGTTATTGCGCATCACAAATCTCTAGAATGGGGAGAATATGATACAAAAGACTTTTATCATAGTTTTAGAATCTATCCACAAAATATGCGTGAATGGATAAAGGATATAAAAGAAGGGCAAAGTGCATTTGATAATAGAGAACCAAGTAAAAGACCGCATAAAATAGAAAATGGAAAAATTATAGAAAATGCTAATAAAAATGGTGATAAATATACAAGACAGAAATGGGATAGTGTAGCTCCCTGTATTCACACACGAAACGACCAAATGGCTTCGCAAAATACAATCCACCCAAAAGATGATAGGGTATTTTCCATAAGAGAGCTTATGGATATAATGAATATACCCCATAACTTTCAATGGCTTTCTTTTGAGTTAGACTATCTTAATTCTTTAAGCAATAATGAGAAACGCAAAATATCAAAGCAAAATGAGATGAATATAAGACAAAGCATAGGTGAAGCAGTGCCAACCATTATTTTTAGTCAAATTGCAAATAATATTAAAAAATTTATGAAATTAAAGAATCTTAGTAATAAGGAAATAAAAAATTTAATCACAAGCCATAATTTGCAAGATTTCAATAATCTAAAAAACTTCATAGAGAAAAATAGGGCAATTTTATCACAAGCCACATTATCAGATATAGCAGAAATATCAAATATGCAAAGAACTCAAAATTCCGCCTATTTTACTAACAAATTTATTCTTAATGAGATTGCTAAAACTCTACCCATTTTTGATAAAGATTCTATTGATATTATTGAGCCTAGTGCTGGTTGTGGAAATTTTTTACCTATAATTTTTAAAAAATATGAAAATGTTAAACAAGTCAATTTAAGAATTATTGACATAGATTCTAGAAGTTTGCAAATTTTAAAAATTATTTACGAAAATCAAGCACCAAAAAATTTTAACCTAGAATTTGTTTGCGATGATTTTTTGCATTTTAACTGCAATAATATAGATTTGGTAATTGGCAATCCACCATTTAGCAAAATGAAAGGTAAAAATTTCGCATTTTTATTTTTAGAAAAATCACTAAAAATAGCCGATAAAGTATCAATGGTAATGCCAAAGAATCTTCTTAATACAAAAGAATATGAGACACTGCGACTTCAGCTGGAGAAAAAAGGTGTTAAAGCTATCCTAGATTTTGGGGAGCTTGGTTTTAATGGGGTTTTAATAGAAACAATAAGCATAACAACAGACAAATCAAAGGAAATACAAATCAAATCTTTACCTATGGGTTTAAATACATTGCAAAAGCATTCTTATGTTTTTGATAAAAAATTGCCCTATTGGGTTATTTATAGAAATGAATTTTTTGATAGTATATTTAAAACTTTGGAGTGCGGTATTTTTGAATCTTTTAGGGATAGACAATTAACTAACAGCAATACAAGCACGATGAAAAATGATATACAAGTTATTAAGTCTCGCAATATTAATGATAATGGCAACATTATATCAATACAAGGATATGATAGCTACATATCAAAAGATAATTTATCTTTATTTAAAGTTTTTGAATTTTTAGATAGAGATGATGTTTATCTTACTCCAAATATGACTTATAATCCAAGATTGATACAAAAACAAAAGGGCTATGTCGTAAATGGCTCTGTGGCAATTTTGATTCCTAAAAAAACAATCAGTCTTACAAAAAAACAATTAGGCTATATCGCAAGCGATGAGTTTAGAAAATTCTATAAAATCGCACGCAATTATCAAACTAGAACACTCAATATTGATAGCACAAGTTGTTTTTGGTTTGGTATCAAAAGGGGTAAAAATGAAAAATGA
- a CDS encoding restriction endonuclease has protein sequence MKNEQIINFLNSYDYDIRKSRNARWIDQKCTCDVLSIIADCILEYTNYDKTIKFSINDIWQSEYANENVTAIFSKPSTDSTRAKNEYDKFFSQPINLFAYSQVLKCIGKKGNKNFFVINNIELLEFIAMRDMNALLFLQIYIEKVLLDSGIYDNFQHFLEIQTKDSFKKLKDSFINFTIEHTPINQSVECGRIFTKILNPLSFKTRKKGTMKGHLSKTIITLDELKYNRVNWRDAHSGKDKNMTRKEYEQMDFIAQKYTQYTIQKAKKIVRRYNDKFNNNLPEVKQDGENVNATQIHHIFPANEFPNIADFVENLIALTPNQHFSYAHPNNQTSHIDKDFQYICLLAKTFTIKNDSTQTYSFNCYKVVLNIGLNTDVFLSISEYDYVALLEKIDYFYSDFNKFTNLAEQYKI, from the coding sequence ATGAAAAATGAACAAATTATAAATTTTTTAAATTCCTATGATTACGATATTAGAAAAAGTAGGAACGCTAGGTGGATTGACCAAAAATGCACTTGCGATGTGTTATCAATTATCGCAGATTGCATTTTAGAATATACAAATTATGACAAGACAATAAAATTTTCTATCAATGATATTTGGCAAAGTGAGTATGCAAATGAAAATGTTACCGCTATTTTTTCTAAACCCAGCACAGATTCTACTAGAGCAAAAAATGAATATGATAAATTTTTTTCGCAGCCTATAAACTTATTTGCATATAGTCAAGTTTTAAAATGCATAGGCAAAAAAGGAAATAAGAACTTCTTTGTTATCAACAATATAGAGTTATTAGAATTTATCGCAATGCGTGATATGAATGCTCTTTTATTTTTGCAAATTTATATAGAAAAAGTCTTGCTTGATAGTGGAATCTATGATAATTTTCAACATTTTTTAGAGATACAAACTAAAGATAGTTTTAAAAAATTAAAGGATAGTTTTATTAACTTTACAATAGAGCATACACCTATAAATCAAAGCGTTGAATGTGGCAGAATCTTTACTAAGATTTTAAATCCCCTTTCCTTTAAGACACGCAAAAAAGGTACAATGAAAGGACATTTATCAAAAACAATCATAACCCTAGATGAATTAAAATACAACCGCGTAAATTGGCGTGATGCACATAGTGGAAAAGATAAAAATATGACAAGAAAAGAATATGAGCAAATGGATTTTATAGCACAAAAATATACGCAATATACCATACAAAAAGCCAAGAAAATCGTCCGCCGTTATAATGATAAATTCAACAATAACTTACCAGAAGTTAAGCAAGATGGCGAAAATGTAAATGCCACGCAGATTCATCATATATTTCCGGCAAATGAATTTCCAAATATTGCAGATTTTGTAGAAAATCTCATTGCATTAACGCCAAATCAGCACTTCTCTTACGCACACCCCAATAATCAAACAAGCCATATTGACAAAGATTTTCAATATATTTGCTTGTTGGCAAAAACTTTTACAATCAAAAATGATTCTACACAAACTTATAGTTTTAATTGCTATAAAGTTGTTCTAAATATTGGTTTGAATACAGATGTTTTTCTTTCTATTAGTGAATATGACTATGTTGCTTTGTTGGAAAAAATTGATTATTTTTACTCGGATTTTAACAAATTTACAAACTTAGCAGAACAATATAAAATATGA
- a CDS encoding RNB domain-containing ribonuclease, with translation MIEFFYSLINGIALEALTSKQQEILQKLLKMGVLEQIKKETYKLKSDLLIGAVDVSADFRRAFVSVFNAGFKKDLLLKNYPKSIAKGDIIITKLTNQKQGKRRGAMSYKQVACFVSTLLVKERIGICKLTRKNNDKNSEILACNLHDKSLLRLQASQKALKALPPECVLKVNLKTYEILEVLGSFEDESIDERICLEQYNIQKEFSTQALQIAQSYGERVKKCHYKDRKDYTKIPFYVIDPKGAKDHDDAIYYDKKHKKLYVAIADVSEYVPKNSALDKEARARSFSVYFPESVVPMLPPSLSNNLCSLKEKELRLALVWEIELKKSRVCEWVLNLGIIKVQKSFDYEEVDFLLDSKSAPKWLKKYAKVVKKLRAKRLESGYDFQNPEPKITLENDKSVKEISLNFATRSHHIIEESMLLANVASAHLLDSLPTQGLFRIHQNPRDSKVSELLNYIEKLGVPLLRECEFADFERTQQEQHAQDTALHAQISFTQLWADSRGMREIVDSMIIRFFAKAAYAPTPHAHFGLGFSRYTHFTSPIRRYCDLCVHRILKDFLLGKKLPKAWGADFIACEINLKERNINFLQRDFLDLKYMRFVRKKQSLGETLQLRAVLLDSQNLQCVALELIPQARIFLHPRTQRELRALGEIDCFSTLFVRIIGTSDFGEIFAEVIDLPKATKPRAALKIASKKSPKKMN, from the coding sequence ATGATTGAATTTTTTTATAGCCTTATTAATGGCATCGCGCTTGAGGCACTCACGTCAAAGCAACAAGAGATTTTGCAAAAGCTCTTAAAAATGGGCGTTTTGGAGCAAATCAAAAAAGAGACCTACAAGCTAAAATCTGATCTTTTAATCGGCGCAGTTGATGTGAGCGCGGACTTTAGGCGTGCGTTTGTAAGTGTGTTTAATGCAGGATTTAAAAAGGATTTGCTTTTAAAAAACTACCCAAAAAGTATTGCAAAGGGTGATATTATCATCACAAAGCTTACTAACCAAAAGCAGGGCAAGCGCAGAGGCGCGATGAGCTATAAGCAAGTGGCGTGTTTTGTAAGCACGCTTTTAGTGAAAGAGCGTATTGGAATCTGCAAGCTTACGCGCAAAAATAATGACAAAAATAGCGAGATTTTAGCTTGCAACTTGCACGATAAAAGCCTTTTGCGATTGCAAGCCTCTCAAAAAGCGCTCAAAGCCCTGCCACCTGAATGCGTGCTAAAAGTCAATCTCAAAACCTATGAAATCCTAGAAGTGCTTGGGAGCTTTGAAGATGAAAGCATTGATGAGCGCATTTGTTTGGAGCAATATAATATACAAAAAGAATTTAGCACCCAAGCTTTGCAAATCGCTCAAAGTTATGGTGAGCGCGTGAAAAAGTGTCATTATAAGGACAGAAAAGATTACACAAAAATTCCTTTTTACGTTATTGACCCAAAGGGTGCAAAAGACCACGATGACGCGATTTACTATGATAAAAAGCACAAAAAATTATATGTGGCAATCGCTGATGTAAGCGAATATGTGCCAAAAAATAGTGCGCTTGATAAAGAGGCGCGTGCGCGGAGTTTTAGCGTGTATTTTCCAGAATCTGTTGTGCCAATGCTTCCGCCTAGCCTTTCAAACAATCTTTGCTCGCTTAAAGAAAAAGAATTGCGCCTAGCGCTTGTGTGGGAAATAGAGCTGAAAAAATCCCGCGTGTGCGAGTGGGTGCTAAATCTTGGTATCATCAAGGTGCAAAAAAGCTTTGATTATGAGGAAGTTGATTTTTTGCTAGATTCTAAAAGTGCGCCAAAATGGCTTAAAAAATATGCAAAAGTTGTAAAAAAACTGCGCGCCAAACGTCTAGAAAGCGGCTATGACTTCCAGAATCCCGAGCCAAAAATCACACTTGAAAATGATAAAAGTGTAAAAGAGATTAGTCTAAATTTTGCCACGCGCTCTCATCACATCATCGAAGAATCTATGTTGCTTGCAAATGTGGCTAGTGCGCATTTGTTAGATTCTCTTCCCACACAAGGGCTTTTTAGAATCCACCAAAACCCGCGAGATTCTAAGGTTTCTGAACTTTTAAATTACATTGAAAAGCTTGGTGTGCCACTTTTGAGAGAATGCGAGTTTGCGGACTTTGAGCGCACACAGCAAGAACAGCATGCACAAGACACCGCGCTTCACGCGCAAATTTCTTTTACGCAATTATGGGCAGATTCTCGCGGTATGCGTGAGATTGTGGATTCTATGATTATTCGCTTTTTTGCTAAAGCTGCCTATGCGCCTACACCGCACGCGCATTTTGGGTTAGGATTTTCACGCTATACGCATTTTACCTCGCCTATTCGTCGTTATTGTGATTTGTGTGTGCATAGAATCTTAAAGGATTTTTTATTAGGAAAAAAGCTTCCAAAAGCTTGGGGAGCGGATTTTATCGCGTGCGAGATTAATCTAAAAGAGCGCAATATCAATTTTTTACAAAGAGATTTTTTGGATTTAAAATATATGCGTTTTGTGCGTAAAAAGCAGAGTTTGGGAGAGACATTGCAATTGCGCGCGGTGCTTTTAGACTCTCAAAATTTGCAATGCGTAGCATTAGAGCTTATCCCGCAAGCAAGGATTTTTTTACACCCGCGCACACAAAGGGAGCTTCGCGCATTAGGCGAGATTGATTGTTTTAGCACGCTTTTTGTGAGGATTATTGGGACTTCAGATTTTGGAGAAATTTTTGCTGAGGTTATAGACTTACCCAAAGCCACAAAGCCACGAGCTGCATTAAAAATTGCATCAAAAAAAAGCCCCAAAAAGATGAATTAA
- the holA gene encoding DNA polymerase III subunit delta, translating to MYKKELDSLLNKSNSLPRAYLLYGASEFYISHYGSKIAKILAQDQEVQRFYFEECDMNQIYTLLSQNSLFGDKSFLLLRLDKKLDKKTCEKLLGALANNMENALIIEFHASSAKSSTQYMQDCRAFVASFKSPKVPVAEVRFFEPSLSECMQILQGRTKELNIALKTEDLRYVLELQNNNIAIALKELEKFCIGVDSLGIKQIESQSVRFLSEGVASFSVEELNCAIMEKKPFLKILQTIYEEGIDEMSLIREVERFFYQLFLFFSYIKTKGAPNAAEILGFSPPRHIVERQSRYCISLKEQDYAKVFELLNQWHMDCMSGKSKNGITTLIKIQAMLR from the coding sequence ATGTATAAAAAAGAATTAGATTCTCTTTTAAATAAGTCAAATAGCCTGCCTCGAGCGTATTTGCTCTATGGTGCAAGTGAATTTTATATTTCGCATTATGGAAGTAAGATTGCAAAAATTCTTGCGCAGGATCAAGAGGTGCAAAGATTTTATTTTGAGGAATGCGATATGAATCAGATTTACACGCTTTTATCGCAAAACTCGCTTTTTGGTGATAAGAGTTTTTTGCTTTTGCGCCTTGATAAAAAGTTGGATAAAAAAACTTGCGAAAAGCTTTTGGGTGCGTTAGCAAATAATATGGAAAATGCGCTTATTATCGAGTTTCACGCATCAAGTGCTAAAAGTAGCACGCAATATATGCAGGATTGTCGCGCATTTGTTGCAAGCTTCAAAAGTCCGAAAGTCCCTGTGGCGGAGGTGCGCTTTTTTGAGCCAAGCTTGAGTGAATGTATGCAGATTTTGCAAGGGCGCACAAAGGAGCTAAATATCGCGCTAAAGACGGAGGATTTGCGCTATGTTTTGGAATTGCAAAATAATAATATTGCCATTGCGTTAAAAGAGCTAGAGAAATTTTGCATAGGTGTGGATTCTCTAGGGATAAAGCAGATTGAAAGCCAAAGCGTGCGCTTTTTGAGCGAAGGTGTGGCGAGCTTTAGCGTTGAGGAGCTTAATTGCGCGATAATGGAGAAAAAGCCGTTTTTGAAAATTTTGCAGACAATTTATGAAGAGGGAATTGATGAGATGTCGCTAATTAGGGAAGTGGAGCGATTTTTTTACCAACTTTTTTTGTTTTTCTCTTATATTAAAACAAAGGGCGCACCAAATGCAGCAGAAATCTTGGGTTTTTCCCCGCCAAGGCATATTGTTGAGCGTCAAAGTCGGTATTGTATAAGTTTAAAGGAGCAGGATTATGCAAAGGTTTTTGAGCTTCTTAATCAATGGCATATGGATTGTATGAGCGGAAAAAGTAAAAATGGCATTACGACTTTAATAAAAATTCAAGCTATGTTGCGCTAA
- the rpsF gene encoding 30S ribosomal protein S6 — protein MRHYETMFILKPTLVEEEIKTKIEIFKEVITKNGGEIETCLDMGMRNLAYEIEKNKRGYYFVIYFKAEPSLIAELERNYRINEDVLRFIVIKYENKKEQKAWQTLVDRANNKPEQKKESKKKVSESAKEETQSTDSQVQDSAES, from the coding sequence ATGAGACACTACGAGACGATGTTTATCCTAAAACCCACGCTTGTGGAAGAGGAAATCAAAACAAAAATCGAAATCTTTAAGGAAGTCATTACAAAAAATGGCGGAGAGATTGAAACTTGCCTAGATATGGGAATGCGCAACCTTGCGTATGAGATTGAAAAAAACAAGCGCGGTTATTACTTTGTGATTTATTTCAAAGCAGAGCCTTCGCTGATTGCGGAATTAGAACGCAATTATAGAATCAATGAAGATGTGTTGCGCTTTATTGTTATTAAATATGAAAACAAAAAAGAGCAAAAAGCGTGGCAAACCCTTGTAGATAGGGCAAACAACAAGCCAGAACAAAAAAAAGAAAGCAAGAAAAAAGTCAGTGAATCTGCAAAAGAGGAAACTCAAAGCACAGATTCTCAAGTCCAAGATTCTGCGGAATCTTAA
- a CDS encoding single-stranded DNA-binding protein, whose amino-acid sequence MFNKVIIVGNLTRDVELRYLPSGSAVATLGLASNRRYNKQDGTKAEEVCFVDVKLFGRSAEVANQYLRSGSKVLIEGRLSFESWVDQSGQKRSKHSIVAENMQMMGSKVQNSDNYGNAEYESNQSYQQAPRVPQRAYSTQAQQNQPNNAYSQNIPEINIDDEDIPF is encoded by the coding sequence ATGTTTAATAAGGTTATTATCGTTGGTAATTTGACGCGTGATGTGGAGTTGCGCTATTTGCCAAGCGGTAGCGCGGTAGCCACTTTGGGGCTTGCGTCAAATCGTCGCTACAATAAGCAAGATGGCACAAAGGCTGAAGAAGTGTGCTTTGTAGATGTCAAGCTTTTTGGTAGAAGTGCAGAGGTGGCAAATCAATACCTAAGAAGCGGTTCAAAGGTGCTTATTGAAGGGCGACTTTCATTTGAATCGTGGGTGGATCAAAGCGGACAAAAACGTTCAAAACATAGCATTGTCGCTGAAAATATGCAAATGATGGGTTCTAAAGTGCAAAATTCTGATAATTACGGAAATGCTGAATATGAATCTAATCAATCCTACCAGCAAGCTCCACGCGTGCCACAGCGGGCATATAGTACCCAAGCGCAACAAAACCAACCAAATAATGCTTATAGCCAAAATATCCCTGAAATCAACATTGACGACGAAGATATACCATTTTAA
- the rpsR gene encoding 30S ribosomal protein S18 — protein MEKKKYSKRYCRYTEAKLEFIDYKDIEMLKHSLSERYKIMPRRLTGNTKRWQENVEVAIKRARQMALIPYIVDRKKVVENPFKI, from the coding sequence ATGGAAAAGAAAAAATACTCAAAACGCTACTGCCGCTACACTGAAGCAAAGCTCGAATTTATCGATTACAAAGATATTGAAATGCTTAAGCATTCTCTCTCTGAGCGATACAAAATTATGCCAAGACGTCTTACAGGTAACACAAAACGTTGGCAGGAAAATGTCGAAGTGGCAATCAAGCGCGCACGCCAAATGGCGCTAATCCCTTATATTGTGGATAGAAAAAAGGTTGTTGAAAATCCTTTCAAAATCTAA